One region of Epilithonimonas zeae genomic DNA includes:
- a CDS encoding endonuclease/exonuclease/phosphatase family protein, with amino-acid sequence MENITHCLYWIISVLAILSVLIPAIRNTYWAFRVFDYPRFQKFVILLILIFAWFFAFENPNIYEQIILAVEIICAGYLFYIILPYTDFGKTMIDKTQPNPSEKVLDILVCNVYQHNRNYQKLIDLVKEQNPSVLFFLETDEEWQNALKTVTKHYEYKIEVPLANTYGLLFYSHFPVKNYEVNYLIDDDIPSIVADLEYNNQTVRLFGIHPTPPVPQENPESTERDAEILLVGEKARNYGKPSIVFGDLNDVAWSRTTKLFLKSSGMLDPRRGRGMFNTFHVKYWFLRWPLDHFFVSPHFRLVDMKVMKSVDSDHFPIWISLVVRNEDKEDQFEISNDEQEEVFEKIEEGIEKGDAN; translated from the coding sequence ATGGAAAATATCACACACTGTTTGTATTGGATTATTTCCGTTTTAGCGATTCTGTCGGTGCTGATTCCGGCTATCAGAAACACTTACTGGGCTTTTCGCGTTTTTGATTATCCACGTTTTCAGAAATTTGTTATTCTTTTAATTCTCATTTTCGCTTGGTTTTTCGCCTTCGAAAATCCAAATATTTATGAGCAGATTATTCTAGCTGTTGAGATTATTTGTGCCGGCTATTTGTTTTACATCATCCTTCCTTACACAGATTTTGGGAAGACGATGATTGATAAAACGCAACCAAATCCTAGTGAGAAAGTTCTCGATATTCTCGTTTGTAACGTTTACCAGCATAACAGAAATTATCAGAAATTAATTGATTTGGTTAAAGAACAAAATCCATCGGTCTTGTTTTTTCTGGAAACCGATGAAGAATGGCAAAATGCCTTAAAAACGGTTACAAAACATTACGAATACAAAATTGAAGTTCCTTTAGCTAACACTTACGGACTCTTATTTTACAGTCATTTTCCGGTTAAAAATTACGAAGTCAATTATTTGATTGATGATGATATTCCGTCAATTGTAGCGGATTTGGAATATAATAATCAGACAGTCAGATTATTTGGAATTCATCCGACACCGCCGGTTCCACAGGAAAATCCTGAAAGTACGGAACGTGATGCGGAGATTCTTTTGGTTGGAGAAAAAGCGAGAAATTACGGTAAACCTTCCATTGTTTTTGGAGATTTGAATGATGTCGCCTGGTCCAGAACGACTAAGTTATTTCTAAAATCCAGTGGAATGCTTGACCCTCGGCGTGGACGGGGAATGTTCAATACATTTCACGTCAAATATTGGTTTTTGCGTTGGCCTCTTGACCATTTTTTCGTAAGCCCGCATTTTCGATTGGTCGATATGAAAGTAATGAAATCTGTAGATTCTGATCATTTTCCGATTTGGATTTCGTTGGTTGTAAGGAATGAAGATAAAGAAGACCAATTCGAGATTTCTAACGATGAACAGGAAGAGGTTTTTGAAAAA
- a CDS encoding GNAT family N-acetyltransferase, translating to MTFRDATLEDLSKIVEIYNSTVASRLVTADLEPVSIESKLAWFHQHNSEFRPLWMVEDSQKNTIGWVSFQDFYGRPAYQKTAEISIYLSEQSRGKGYGKQILESCIEKAPNLGIENLLAFIFAHNLPSLTLFEKFGFELWANLKNIAELDGEKRSLIILGKNIKN from the coding sequence ATGACTTTTCGTGATGCAACGTTAGAGGATCTTTCTAAGATTGTGGAAATTTATAATTCTACGGTTGCATCACGCCTGGTCACTGCTGATTTGGAGCCTGTTTCTATCGAGAGCAAACTCGCTTGGTTTCATCAGCATAATTCAGAATTTCGTCCGCTTTGGATGGTCGAGGACTCTCAAAAAAATACCATTGGCTGGGTTAGTTTTCAGGATTTTTACGGAAGACCGGCTTATCAGAAAACAGCTGAAATCAGTATATATCTTTCTGAGCAATCTCGTGGAAAAGGCTACGGAAAGCAGATTCTGGAATCTTGTATCGAAAAAGCGCCAAATCTCGGAATCGAAAATCTTCTCGCATTTATCTTTGCTCATAATCTTCCAAGTTTGACTTTATTCGAAAAATTTGGTTTTGAATTGTGGGCGAATCTTAAAAATATTGCTGAACTCGACGGGGAAAAAAGAAGTTTAATTATTCTTGGAAAAAATATTAAGAATTAG